A window from Fusarium musae strain F31 chromosome 8, whole genome shotgun sequence encodes these proteins:
- the XYL4 gene encoding Endo-1,4-beta-xylanase 4 (CAZy:GH11), whose translation MVHFTSVFAGLSLVAGSLAAPSKEGLFSKITKRAGTPNSSGTNNGFFYSWWSDGGADATYTNGEGGSYSMEWKDGGNVVGGKGWSPGKARTISYEGEYKPNGNSYLSVYGWTRNPLVEYYIVESFGTYNPSSGATKKGTVEADGSTYDIFETTRTNAPSIDGTQTFQQYWSVRQQHRSTGSVDTGLHFDAWEKAGMKLGTHDYQILATEGYFSSGSSHMTVSEGASSGGSTGGDASQGGDASQGGDASQGGNGQQGDTQQPGNGQQGGDASQGGDASQGANGQQGGNGNSFQQPGSENQPQQQEIDTGANEPCQ comes from the exons ATGGTTCACTTCACTTCCGTCTTCGCTGGGCTGTCGCTCGTAGCTGGTTCTCTTGCCGCGCCCTCCAAAGAAggtctcttctccaagattaCCAAACGGGCTGGTACTCCCAACAGTTCCGGTACTAACAACGGATTCTTCTACTCCTGG TGGAGTGATGGCGGTGCCGATGCTACTTACACCAACGGTGAGGGAGGTTCTTACTCCATGGAGTGGAAGGATGGTGGTAACGTCGTCGGTGGTAAGGGTTGGTCTCCTGGAAAAGCTCG AACCATCTCCTATGAGGGAGAGTACAAGCCCAACGGCAACAGCTACCTCTCCGTCTACGGCTGGACCCGAAACCCCCTAGTCGAGTACTACATTGTAGAGTCCTTCGGTACCTACAACCCCTCCAGCGGTGCTACCAAGAAGGGTACCGTTGAGGCTGATGGCAGCACCTACGACATCTTCGAGACTACTCGCACCAACGCCCCTTCAATCGACGGTACTCAGACCTTCCAGCAGTACTGGTCTGTTCGCCAGCAGCATCGCTCTACTGGTAGCGTTGACACTGGTCTTCACTTCGACGCCTGGGAGAAGGCTGGTATGAAGCTCGGTACCCACGACTACCAGATCCTCGCTACTGAGGGTTACTTCAGCAGCGGATCTTCTCACATGACCGTTTCTGAGGGGGCTTCTTCTGGTGGATCTACTGGCGGTGACGCTTCCCAAGGCGGTGATGCTTCCCAGGGAGGTGACGCTTCTCAAGGTGGAAACGGCCAACAGGGTGATACCCAGCAGCCTGGTAACGGTCAGCAGGGCGGTGatgcttctcaaggaggCGATGCTTCTCAGGGCGCAAACGGTCAGCAAGGTGGCAACGGAAACTCTTTCCAGCAGCCTGGCAGTGAGAACCAACCCCAGCAACAAGAGATTGACACTGGTGCTAACGAGCCCTGCCAATAA